GATCAATCAAGGAGGGCTCACGGGCAAGGAGCAAAGTGCCGaaaggttcgtgatgcatggcAGTGAGTTCGGAAGCCAaaggattatcattcaagcATCATTTTTGTCGACCGAGGCTACatggacctgtacacggggtccgtgcccatcACAATTGAGAATGAAGcaaaccgagcctacacggacccatgcacggacctgtacacggggtccgtgtcttttgtttgctggagaatattttggccgagtgtacacggaaCCTCATCCGGAGgcatacacggggtccgtgccttttaGTTTTAGGCGAGAATATTTGTTCTtaaattagagttttaattattttggtaactagatttgatatctttgagATTTGTGAACAATATATACTCGAAAATCTATCATTGTAAAAACTTTTGAGTCATTAGttgagttttatataaaaattttctttgagaattctctcaaaacaagcttaagtttcgttataacttttgcgtcctatcaaatcaaacttatcaaaagatttatcttttgtggcgtttgtcaatcgaatatcacaggggttgccaaggacgggttctttggaggttctcttgaacgagattgtttctatcgttgattaattgttgctagaccgcgtgatctagaggcgattttcacacctatcaattacttgtttcaaagatcgggacaaatcaaagatctcgtgggcgggatcgcatcaggtggcatcagagcttttggtttttgattcaagtaagcgtatccgttcaattcttcgtaggattttcaataccgattttCGTGTAGCGATTTCTACGTATTTGTTGAATCtaccaaaaaaataataataatctcgATTACTGTTCATcgccggagttactgttcatTCATCGGAATTACTATTAACGCGTTTCGGATTTACTGTTCACGCTATTCGGAATTACTATTCATCTgccggaattactgttcatcaGACGATTTACTGTTCATCGTTTCGGATTTACTATTCATCTTatcggaattactgttcatGGCTGAAGTTACTGTTCAATACTGAAGTTACTGTTCACGTAACTGTTCAATACTGAAGTTACTGTTCAACGCCGGATTTACTGTAGCGTACTGTTCAcccgaaaaaaaaaagagaagaaaaaatatatatatatatatatttgactcgggtgtttgttggaattttagcgcttatatttcagcgttaagtttgtccttgtcatttagtcgcattctagtcaatttccagagttcttgttcttgtgtggtctaagtgagtcgaatttcaagcgtcacaggattgatctcataagtttgatacgtggaagccacgagacttaagcgcccccttgagaattctcacttgagtgaacatatttgagtggagtgaattttcattggagtgagtTGTGAGGTTTATTGGTGAGGGAAAAAgacgagtgcgagtgaattttcattggagtgactagtgagaatttgtggtgaggaaactttattcttttattgttttatactaacattttcttgcaggtataatggttgacgatcttcaatttcaaacaatgttaagggggtttgatagaatatgggaaaaggagcttaagcctttacatgaaaggttggataggcttgagggtagtgctaatgagaagagacgaggtagtagatttggtggGGATAGAGCATTGCATTTGGATCGTGATGATAGGAGGTGCAAATCGAGTGGTATGATCAATTAAAGAGGGCTCACGGGCAAGGAGCAAAGTGCCGaaaggttcgtgatgcatgggagtcaGTTCGGAAGCCAaaggattatcattcaagcATCATTTTTGTCGACCGAGGCTACACAGACCTGTACACAGGGTCCGTGCCCATCGCAATCGAGAATGAAGcaaaccgagcctacacggacccatgcacagacctgtacacggggtccgtgtcttttgtttgctggagaatattttggccgagtgtacacggaccctcatCCGGAGGCATACACGGGGTCCATGCCCTTTAGTTTTAGGCGAGAATATTTGTTCCtaaattagagttttaattattttggtaactagatttgatatctttgagATTTGTGAACCATATATACTCGAAAATCTATCATTGTAAAAACTTTTGAGtcattaattgagttttatataaaacttttctttgagaattctctcaaaacaagcttaagtttcgttataacttttgcgtcctatcaaatcaaacttatcaaaagatttatcttttgtggcgtttgtcaatcgaatatcacgggggttgccaaggacgggttctttggaggttctcttgaacgagattgtttctatcgttgattaattgttgctagaccgcgtgatctagaggcgattgtcacacctatcaattacttgtttcaaagatcgggacaaatcaaaaatctcgtgggcgggatcgcatcacGCAGTAGGACCCGAGACCACAGACGGACATCTATGAGCAATTCAGatggctcaacccgaaggagttcgggggtaccaCACACCCGTTCTTGGCAGAGGGTTGGATACGGTCATTGGAGTTACATTTTCAGAATCTGGAGATGAGGGATGGGGACCAGGTCATGTGTGCCACATACGTGTTGAGAGACGACGCATcactatggtgggagggagccgctAATGGGGTGGATTTGGCTACTCTCACTTGGAGTCAGTTCAAAGAGATTTTGTACAACAAATATTTCCCAGCAGATGTCAGGGGTCGCCTGACGAGGGAGTTAATGAGTCTCCACCAGGGGGACTCGATTGTGGCAGAGTTTATTCGAAAGTTCGACatgggctgtcactttgtgcctctTATTGCTAGAGATGTCGTCCAGAAGATGAGGTGCTTCATGGATGGCATGAGACTCACCTTGCATCGAGATGTTATGCTGATGAGACCGGAGAGCTATGATGAGGCCAACGCTTGTGCTTTTCAGGCAGAGCAGGCCCTGAGGGACATTGATATGGAGATGCAGCAAAAGTGAAATCAGGTCCAGTCTAGCTCACAGCCGCAGAAAAAGAAGTTTACAAGGCCATCGAGGtagcaggggcagcagaagccccagggaCAGGTTAGGAGGCCTAGGTAGCAGAGACCACCACAGGCACCAGGGGCTCCTAAGCCGGTGGACAAATAGCCATGCAAGCAGTGCAACCGGTTCCACTTCGAAAAATGTATGTGGGGGAGCTTCAAATGTTTCATATGCGAGGAGGAAGGTAACAAGGTGGAAGATTGCCCCAAGAAAAAGGGCCCCGCTACTGGCAGGGCGTATGTGATGCATGCGGAGGAGGCTGAGGCGAAGCCAGACTCTAAACTGATCACCGATAACATTTATGCTTaagaattttaatttaccgcCTTGATTGCATGGGTTATATGATTGTTGTAGGAATTATTTTGGGATTGAaaacctagaataaattaggtttcaTGTTCTAAATAGTTGGGCTTAAGGATCAAATTGAATTGATTAAGGGTTTTAAGGACCATATTGCAATAACCAAAATTTTAAGGGCTAATTTCGAACTTTTGGGATTAGATTcttaattttcgagaattttaaggtttaaatgggtaaaattcgaaatttttttgGGACAATaatgcaattttcaaaaattgtaaGGACAAATTTTAAAGAATTCGAAACTTGAAAGGCCaaattgaaattttcgaaatttttgaggGTAAAAATTCGATATTTCTGATTGAGTACTAGAAGCAAATTAGTAATTTTTCGAGAATTTTGGGATAACTGCTGGTAGaaaaatttcttaagtttcaacttgatcggatttgatggtatgttttgtcacATGAAGGATATATTTTAGGTGTAGCCACGTATGCATTGCTAGAATCCGGAactacacattcatttatatccaaatattttgtcaaGAGACTAGGATCATACCGGAggctatggatttgggattcaGAGTTTTGATTTCGTCTGGAGATCAGATGTTTACCTCACAGATAGGGAAGAAATTGGAGCTTCGTTTACAGAAAAATGCGGTGCAGGAAGATTTGATTGCGCTGTCGTTgccagagttcgacattattttgggtatggactggctttctTCGAACGGATCAGTCATAGATTTTCGGCGGAGGTTAGTATCTGTCCGACCACCCAAATGTAAGCCGTTTATatttgaggcagccagacatcagcagatgcctcacatcatttcttgcatctgtgCGAGGAAGGTCACGAGGAGAGGCTGTCAGGCATTTTTGGACAGTATCGTGTCAGTGATCGAGCCAGTTAGTCAGAGGCTAGAGGAGGTCGAAGTGGTCAGGGACTTCCTCATTGTTTCCCCAtacgatgtttcaggcattccaccatATAGAGAGGTGAACTTTTCTATatagcttatgccaggtaccatGCCGATTTCTAAGCCACCCTATCGTCTTGCACCTGCAAAGATGAAGGAACTGAAGGATCAGATACAAGACTTGCTAGATAGGGGTTTCATTCACTCTagattttctccatggggcacaTCGGTACTGCATTGATTAAAGAGAACTGAACAGGGTCAcggtcaagaacaagtatccattgCCCAGGATCGAGgacctatttgatcagcttcagggagcatcagtattctcgaagatagatcttcgatcaggataCCCCCAGCTGAAGGTGACGAGTCTGTCGTGCATAA
This window of the Primulina tabacum isolate GXHZ01 chromosome 4, ASM2559414v2, whole genome shotgun sequence genome carries:
- the LOC142541871 gene encoding uncharacterized protein LOC142541871 — encoded protein: MRDGDQVMCATYVLRDDASLWWEGAANGVDLATLTWSQFKEILYNKYFPADVRGRLTRELMSLHQGDSIVAEFIRKFDMGCHFVPLIARDVVQKMRCFMDGMRLTLHRDVMLMRPESYDEANACAFQAEQALRDIDMEMQQK
- the LOC142541872 gene encoding uncharacterized protein LOC142541872, which translates into the protein MDLGFRVLISSGDQMFTSQIGKKLELRLQKNAVQEDLIALSLPEFDIILGMDWLSSNGSVIDFRRRKVTRRGCQAFLDSIVSVIEPVSQRLEEVEVVRDFLIVSPYDVSGIPPYREVNFSI